From a region of the Triticum aestivum cultivar Chinese Spring chromosome 7D, IWGSC CS RefSeq v2.1, whole genome shotgun sequence genome:
- the LOC123169685 gene encoding homeobox protein knotted-1-like 11: protein MAYQYHHQDHTAAALGMDPAAAAGNPGGGFAPGLGAGAPGGWEREKAAIEAHPLYERLLEAHVACLRVATPVDQLPRIDAQIAACAPPPMTPAAAPSGGEELDLFMVSCYYEASSPHAGRVRTPRVGWAGLLRACCSMCRLTRRACVCGSKKSGLDGIRR from the coding sequence ATGGCGTACCAGTACCACCACCAGGACCACACGGCGGCCGCGCTGGGGATggacccggcggcggcggcggggaacccCGGCGGCGGCTTCGCGCCAGGCCTGGGCGCGGGCGCGCCCGGCGGGTGGGAGAGGGAGAAGGCGGCCATCGAGGCGCACCCGCTGTACGAGCGGTTGCTGGAGGCGCACGTCGCCTGCCTGCGCGTCGCCACCCCCGTCGACCAGCTCCCGCGCATCGACGCGCAGATCGCCGCGTGCGCCCCGCCGCCCATgacccccgccgccgcgccctccggcggcgaggagctcgacCTCTTCATGGTGAGCTGCTACTACGAGGCCTCCTCGCCTCACGCCGGCCGCGTACGGACGCCCCGCGTCGGCTGGGCCGGGCTGCTCCGCGCGTGCTGTAGTATGTGTAGATTGACGCGGCGTGCGTGCGTGTGCGGTTCGAAAAAATCGGGATTGGATGGGATTCGGCGATGA